A part of Bifidobacteriaceae bacterium genomic DNA contains:
- a CDS encoding GntR family transcriptional regulator: MRLVVSTRSSVPLYEQLKQQVKEQILAGELKADDLLPSVRQLARDLRVSVITTTRAYRDLEEEGFVVNVQGKGCYALPQDGRPAEPAPAEHLEKALRDAVRAARAQGLGRQDLARALEAIWRKEGQ, translated from the coding sequence GTGAGGCTGGTCGTCTCGACGCGCTCCAGCGTGCCGCTGTATGAGCAGTTGAAGCAGCAGGTCAAGGAGCAGATTCTGGCCGGCGAGCTCAAAGCGGACGACTTGCTGCCCTCGGTCCGCCAGCTTGCGCGCGACCTTCGGGTCAGCGTCATCACCACCACGCGCGCCTACCGCGACTTGGAGGAAGAGGGCTTTGTGGTGAACGTCCAGGGCAAGGGCTGTTACGCGCTGCCGCAAGACGGCCGGCCGGCGGAACCGGCGCCGGCCGAACACCTCGAAAAGGCGTTGCGCGATGCCGTTCGGGCGGCCCGGGCGCAGGGCCTGGGCAGGCAGGACCTCGCGAGGGCGCTTGAAGCAATTTGGAGAAAGGAAGGCCAATGA
- a CDS encoding ABC transporter ATP-binding protein, which translates to MNEMLEVRGLAKRYGEPALRDVSFALPPGYIMGLVGPNGAGKTTTINAILGFIHPDSGTVKLFGDGARGDLTRVGVVMDAPLFLDEWRVGQVGRVLAPSYPRWDQAAFLGHLERFGLDGARRVKALSRGMKVKLQLALALSQGADLLILDEPTSGLDPLVREDVCDLLLGFVGDERKSVLLSTHITQDLERIADFITLIDGGRTTYSGTKDELLERYRRVAGGPDGIGHEGVIGAREHPTGFEGLIEAGAAPALPAGVICEPATLEQIVVGLVRAGREKEAAR; encoded by the coding sequence ATGAACGAAATGCTGGAGGTCCGGGGCCTCGCCAAGCGTTACGGGGAGCCCGCGCTCCGCGACGTCAGCTTCGCGTTGCCGCCGGGCTACATCATGGGCCTGGTGGGCCCCAACGGCGCCGGCAAGACCACCACCATAAATGCGATCTTGGGCTTTATCCATCCGGACTCAGGAACTGTGAAACTGTTCGGCGACGGGGCGCGCGGGGATTTGACCCGAGTCGGCGTGGTCATGGACGCGCCGCTGTTCTTGGACGAGTGGCGGGTGGGGCAGGTGGGACGTGTCCTGGCCCCGTCCTACCCGCGTTGGGACCAGGCGGCGTTCCTGGGCCACTTGGAGCGGTTCGGACTGGACGGCGCCCGCCGGGTCAAAGCGCTCTCCCGGGGCATGAAGGTCAAACTGCAACTTGCCCTGGCGTTGTCTCAGGGCGCCGACCTGCTGATTCTGGACGAGCCGACCTCCGGCCTGGACCCCCTGGTTCGTGAGGACGTCTGCGACCTGCTCTTGGGCTTCGTGGGGGACGAGCGCAAGTCCGTCCTTCTCTCCACCCACATCACCCAGGATCTCGAGCGGATAGCGGACTTCATCACCCTGATCGATGGCGGCCGCACCACGTACTCGGGAACCAAAGACGAGTTGCTGGAACGGTACCGGAGGGTCGCCGGCGGCCCGGACGGCATCGGGCATGAGGGCGTGATCGGCGCCAGGGAGCACCCCACCGGGTTCGAGGGGCTGATCGAGGCGGGCGCCGCCCCCGCGCTGCCGGCCGGGGTGATCTGCGAGCCGGCCACGTTGGAGCAGATCGTGGTGGGCCTGGTCAGGGCCGGACGGGAAAAGGAGGCGGCGCGATGA
- a CDS encoding SDR family oxidoreductase translates to MTRHVLITGASRGIGQAIAEAFLEEGDNVSTIDRGGKGPKAGGAPNLAAFAADVASARQVGAAFDQAEERFGKVDVLVANAGIVKDRLLIRMTEEDFARVLDTNLGGAWRCVKRAALSMAPRRRGAIILVGSVVGAIGGTGQTNYAASKAALVGLARSVARELGGRGVTANVIAPGFIETDMTAGLPEATRAAYQERIPAGRFGTAHDVAQAAVFLAGAPYVNGAVIPVDGGLGMGH, encoded by the coding sequence GTGACAAGACACGTGCTGATCACCGGCGCCAGCCGGGGGATTGGGCAGGCGATCGCCGAGGCCTTCCTGGAGGAGGGCGACAACGTTTCGACCATCGACCGGGGTGGCAAAGGCCCCAAGGCGGGCGGCGCGCCCAATCTGGCCGCGTTCGCCGCCGACGTCGCCTCGGCTCGGCAGGTCGGAGCCGCCTTCGACCAGGCCGAAGAGCGCTTCGGGAAGGTCGACGTACTGGTCGCCAACGCCGGGATCGTCAAGGACCGCTTGTTGATCCGCATGACCGAAGAGGACTTCGCCCGAGTGCTGGACACGAACCTCGGCGGCGCTTGGCGCTGCGTCAAACGGGCCGCGCTCTCAATGGCGCCGCGCAGGCGGGGGGCGATCATCCTGGTCGGCTCCGTGGTGGGCGCGATCGGCGGAACGGGCCAGACGAACTACGCCGCCTCCAAAGCCGCCCTGGTGGGCCTGGCCCGCTCGGTGGCCCGCGAACTGGGCGGCCGGGGCGTCACCGCCAACGTGATCGCGCCCGGTTTCATCGAGACGGACATGACCGCAGGTCTTCCGGAGGCCACCCGCGCCGCCTACCAGGAGCGGATTCCCGCCGGCCGGTTCGGCACGGCGCACGACGTCGCCCAAGCGGCCGTCTTCTTGGCAGGCGCCCCGTACGTCAACGGCGCCGTCATCCCGGTTGACGGCGGCCTGGGAATGGGTCACTAG
- a CDS encoding ABC-2 transporter permease: MSGLGRFMRLEAATVRAVFKGANLWIGPAMAILVAVATDAPAATVAVGALLPASFAGTPFGLTARNNLDGLYATLGIPRRVVVVGRFAFFALFAAASVVVVVSFAAAATFWKGLSWESLGAAALAAYLAACLITFIELGIYFKFGYAKGRFAATAAVGVVFGLIAALYYASLNRDLADWFYEAAVRLTVEPGLALAAACVLVALIGAGAFWLALASYRRRDF, encoded by the coding sequence ATGAGCGGGCTGGGCCGGTTTATGCGGCTGGAGGCGGCCACCGTGCGGGCCGTCTTCAAAGGCGCCAACCTGTGGATTGGGCCCGCCATGGCGATCCTGGTGGCGGTCGCCACGGACGCGCCCGCGGCCACCGTCGCCGTGGGGGCCCTCCTGCCGGCGTCCTTCGCCGGGACGCCGTTCGGCCTGACGGCGCGGAACAACCTGGACGGGCTCTACGCCACGCTGGGGATCCCCCGGCGGGTGGTGGTCGTGGGCCGGTTCGCGTTCTTCGCCCTGTTCGCGGCCGCCTCGGTGGTGGTGGTCGTGTCGTTCGCCGCCGCCGCGACCTTCTGGAAGGGGCTGTCCTGGGAAAGTCTGGGCGCCGCCGCGCTGGCCGCCTACCTGGCCGCCTGCCTGATCACGTTCATCGAGTTGGGGATCTACTTCAAGTTCGGCTACGCAAAGGGCCGCTTCGCGGCGACGGCCGCGGTGGGGGTGGTGTTCGGCCTGATCGCGGCCCTCTACTACGCGTCCCTCAACCGCGACCTGGCCGACTGGTTCTACGAGGCTGCCGTCCGCCTCACGGTGGAGCCCGGCCTCGCGTTGGCGGCGGCCTGCGTGCTGGTCGCGTTGATCGGCGCGGGGGCGTTCTGGCTGGCGCTCGCCTCCTACCGGCGGCGCGACTTCTGA
- the fabI gene encoding enoyl-ACP reductase FabI, with protein MGLLEGRNLLVTGVLTDHSIAFEVARIAQTEGANVVLTAFGKGARLTAATAKRLPRPAPVEQLDVTDQADLDSLADRVRVHAERLDGVVHSIGFASGRIMGGHFLDGDWEDVATSIKTSAYSLKSLATAALPLLGRGGGIVGLTFDARYAWPVYDWMGVSKAALEATARYLARDLGPQGIRVNLVSAGPLKTVAATSIPGFEQMEGLWPERAPLGWDSADPAPAARAVIALVSDLFPATTGEVVHVDGGVHAMGQ; from the coding sequence ATGGGATTGCTAGAGGGAAGGAACCTGCTGGTCACGGGCGTGCTGACCGACCACTCGATCGCCTTCGAGGTGGCGCGGATCGCGCAGACGGAGGGCGCCAACGTGGTCCTGACCGCGTTCGGCAAGGGGGCCCGGCTGACCGCCGCCACGGCCAAACGTCTGCCCCGTCCCGCGCCCGTCGAGCAACTCGACGTGACCGACCAAGCCGACCTCGACTCGCTCGCCGACCGGGTCCGGGTCCACGCCGAACGTCTTGACGGCGTGGTCCACTCGATCGGCTTCGCCTCCGGCCGGATCATGGGGGGCCATTTCCTGGACGGGGATTGGGAGGACGTGGCCACTTCGATCAAGACCTCGGCCTACTCGCTGAAGTCGCTGGCCACTGCGGCCTTGCCGCTGCTCGGCCGGGGCGGCGGCATTGTCGGCCTGACGTTCGACGCCCGCTACGCGTGGCCGGTCTACGACTGGATGGGCGTGTCGAAGGCGGCCCTGGAGGCGACCGCGCGCTACCTGGCCCGGGACTTGGGGCCGCAGGGCATCCGCGTCAACCTGGTCAGCGCCGGACCACTCAAGACGGTGGCGGCGACCTCCATTCCCGGTTTTGAGCAGATGGAGGGGCTGTGGCCGGAACGCGCGCCGTTGGGCTGGGATTCGGCCGACCCGGCGCCGGCGGCCCGCGCCGTCATCGCCCTGGTGTCAGACCTGTTCCCGGCCACGACCGGCGAGGTGGTTCACGTGGACGGCGGCGTGCACGCAATGGGCCAGTAA
- a CDS encoding histidine phosphatase family protein, translating into MDRTLMLVRHAKAGGGDGGGDADRPLTELGYEQCRIVAREMCGIGLNPEVALVSTARRAKQTFNAMAAAADWQIAPTLLRDLYSGYVEEVLEAIRTAPPDCATLMVVGHEPTMSATAYKLAGGGSTPDAVTRVRRGLPTAGVAVIQSDGPWDSFGFEPTILRWVLTPLA; encoded by the coding sequence ATGGACCGGACACTGATGTTGGTGCGCCACGCCAAAGCCGGCGGCGGCGATGGCGGCGGGGACGCCGACCGCCCCTTGACCGAGTTGGGCTATGAGCAATGCCGGATCGTGGCCCGCGAGATGTGCGGAATCGGTTTGAACCCCGAGGTGGCGCTTGTCTCGACCGCTCGCCGGGCCAAACAGACGTTCAACGCCATGGCCGCCGCGGCCGACTGGCAGATCGCGCCGACGTTGCTCCGCGATCTTTACAGCGGCTACGTCGAAGAGGTCTTGGAGGCGATCAGGACGGCCCCGCCGGACTGCGCCACGTTGATGGTGGTGGGCCACGAGCCGACCATGTCCGCCACCGCGTACAAATTGGCGGGAGGGGGTTCCACGCCCGATGCCGTCACCCGCGTCCGCAGAGGCCTCCCGACCGCCGGGGTGGCCGTCATCCAATCCGACGGGCCGTGGGACTCGTTCGGCTTCGAGCCGACCATCCTGCGCTGGGTGCTAACCCCCCTCGCCTAG